TGGGTGGGTGTGTTCCCGCGATGTCCGCCAGGTCGACTTCCAGATCGTTGCGAAGCGACATGACTTGATGAATACGCAGGTACAGCCCCGCCCATAGCTGCGCCAGTAATTGATGATCGCAGAGAAGGATGAGGGTTCGGTGGAAGGCCCCGTCCGCCGCAATCAGAGCCTCTCGGTCACCCGCCCCGGCCGCCTCTTCCATGGCCCTACAGGGTGCCCAAAGCGTGTCCACAGGGGTGCCGTTCTCCAGGATGCGGCGCACAGCCATCACCTCGAAGTGTTCTCGCATCTCGCAAATTTCAGCCACCTCTCGAACCGTCAGCGGCTTCACGCGTTTCCCCTTGTAGGCCGCGGTCTCTACCAGGCCATCATTCTCGAGGTCTTGGATCGCCTCTCGGATGGGCGCACGGCTTACGTTCAGCTGTTCGGCCAGGGCGGTCTCCACCAGCGCAGCCCCCGGACGGAGCTTGCCCGTGACGATTGCGGAGCGGAGGCGCTCGGCGACCTGCACCCTAAGGGGCGTCTGCTCGATTGGGCCTAGCGACGACGTAACTTCCGACTGCGCACCCTCGAGCTCGTCGGATTCAGCCATCTGCGTGTGCTCGTGTGGCGGGGGCCACACCGGTTACCTCGAGCGAGGAGATACTAGCGAAGACGTCGTCCTCGTCCCCGCCCCGCCACATAAGGACGGCGAAGCTTGCCTCGGCATCGAGTACAGAAATCCCGGCGTGCCATGTCCCTGGGTGGTAGGCTACGCCCATGGTGCCCTGGAGGACGAAGGCAAGCGCGCCTGCGGTGTCAGGGGCCCCAGCCTCGTCGGCCGGCATGACGGTCACTAGGTAGCGTGATACCCCCATTGGAAGAAAGAGCTGGGAGGCATGGGGGTGGCGCTCGACCGTTTCCAAGCGGACCGGGAGCGTCGAGGGAGCCACCCGATTCAGGTGGCACTGCTGCGAAAGACCGGGCACCGGCTCCAGCCACTGGCTGAACATCGACCGATCCCCCACTCCGGCCGGCGATTCGAGAAAGGTCCCGAACGGCGCAAACGCAGCCGGATCCGGGTCGCGAGCGACTAGGTGCATGCGCGCACCTCCGGGGGAGGCACCTGCGCACGCCAGTGAGCCGCGAGATCCCCACGCCGGCAGATCCACGTGTCGTCCCGATTCTCTATGTGTTCGATGAAAGCTCGGAGCCCCCCAATTCGACCGGGCTGCCCCAGGATGCGGGCGTGCATCCCTACGGACATCATCCGCGGGTGCACCGCGGCCTCCGAGGCGAGTTCCTCGAAGGCGTCGATGAGGAACTCTCCGAAGGCCCTCCCCGTCACGAGGGGGCCTCCCACGAGCTTCGCGTCGTTGGTTACCAGCGAGTACGGCACGACCAGGTGGGGCTGATCCGCCACCGAGACCCAGTAGGGCAGTTCGTCGTTGTAGGCGTCGCTGTCGTAGGTGAAGCCCCCGTGCTCGACGAGAAGCCGCCGCGTGACAGAGGACGGTGCGTAGCGGCAGTACCATCCTTCAGGAGCGCGGCCGACCAGTCGATGAATCGTATCGAACGCCCGGGTGATCTCATCTCGTTCCGTGGCCTCGTCGAGGAGGTAGTGCTCGATCCACCGCCTCCCGTGACACACCACGTCCCAATCGCTGTCGGCGACAGCCTGGGCCGCGGCAGGATTTCGCTCAAGGGCAAGCGCCGAGGCGAACACGGTGAGCGGCAGTTCCCGGTCGCGGAAGAGCCGGTATAACCGCCAGAACCCCACCCGACTCCCGTACTCGAACATGCTTTCCGCCCCGAGGTCCCTTTGGCCCACGGGCACCCGGGTCTGCGCCACCTCTGAAAGCGCTGCGTCGGAGCGTCCATCTCCATCCTCTAGGGAGTACTCCGACCCCTCTTCGTAATTCAGTACGAAATTTACGGCCACGCGTGCTCCACCCGGCCACCAGATATCCGGTGGGCTCGGGCCGTAGCCCACGAAGTCGCGTTGGGTCTCCACAATCAGTCTCGGGTCCCTTCGACTTTACAGAAGAAGCAACACCAGTCCCCGGTGGTGACGTTGGGGAGTGCCCGCAGCCCGAAGAACATCCCATCCGCCGGCGCCTCGAGTTGGGCGAGCGTGTCTCCGAACACATTTACGATCCGCGCAATCGGATCGCCCTTCGCCATCATGGTGAGGAACTCGACGCCCGGCTCCGGAATGAAGATCCCGGACGCAGGAGCGAGGAGCGCCTCCTGCTGACCCCGGTAGCGCGGTGACGGATACAGCGCCTCGCCAGGATACATCTCGTAGTGTCGTAGGATGTTGAGGATGCTGTCGGCCAGCTCACGACCCACGCGAGCGAACGCGGAGGGAGAGGTCGCGGAACGTCCACCAAGCTCCACGGTGATGCCGACCTTCCCGAGCTCCTTCATGTACGCCATGGGACTTCCCGACGGGTTGAAGGAGGACATGATGCACCCCCAACCCACGCCCATGGCCGTCGCTAACTCCACCGACTCGGGCCGCTCGTCCACGAAGATGGCCTTGTCGAGGAAGGAGTGGGATCCACCCGAATGAATCGAGATCTCCAGATCCGCGACAGGTCCCATGGCGGCCGCATGGGCGGCAGCCACGCGCTCGCTGAGGTAGCCGGCGGGGTTCCCCGGATAAATCCGGTTCATGTCGTAGGCGAAGGTGTCCGCCGGGTTGCCTCGCTGCGCCGCCTCGAAGGCCGGAACATTCAACACCGGGCAGAGGACGAGCGTCCCCGACAATTGTGCTGGGTCCACCTCCGCAAGCGCGATCTGACAGGCCAACGGCCCCTCTGGCTCATCGCCGTGGATCGCCCCATTGACCCAGAAGCAGGGCCCCTCGTTGGCCCCATTGGCGACCACGACGGGAATCTCGAGGGGGGTCCCCCCGGCAAGTTCGGTTACGGGAATCGCCCCACGGACAGCGGTCCCTGGCGCTGCGCTGGCGGTTCCTACGGTGACGGTACGGGTCGACGTCATTTCAAATTCCCTTGAAATCCTCGTATTCTTTCAACTGTTCGGTCGTGTAGACCTGCATGAACTCGATCTCGATACCCCCCGCCTCGTCATCCAAAAAGGCGACCCATCCCTCAGGGTGCGGATGGGAGCCGTGGATCTGGCAGGCCTGGCAGATCCTGAGCTCTGCCCCCTGGGCTTTCGCGTGGTCTAGAGCCGCGTCGATGTCATCCACCTCGTAACAGATGTGGTGAAGACCTTCGGCACCCCGCTCCGCGATCCACTTCGCGAACCGTCCCTCGGGGTCCATGGACTCGCAGAGCTGATACTCGATTCCCCCGAGATAAAAAAGCGCCACCCGGTTCTGCGACTTGGGGTAGACCTCGATGTCCGTCGAGGCGGGAACGTGTAGAAAACGGGCGTAGGACTTCAACGCCTTCGCGGCATCTCGCACAGCGAAGGCCATGTGCTTGATCCCGCGAACATTCGGATTGTCTGATTTCATCGGTGCGTGTCCTGTCATGCGACGGAGGTTTCTTGGCGTATGGACGCGACCACCCGGGCCATGCGTTCCAGTGCTTCGTGGATGCGAGGAATGGGTTGAGTCAGGGAGAAGCGCGCGTAGTCGTCCGTGTAGTCCCCGTAGATCAGTCCTGAAAAAATCATGACCTGCCCTTCGCGGAGGAGGCGCTCGCAGAACTCTGTGGCGCCGATACCGGTCTCCGCGACCTTCGCGTAGACGTAGAAGGCCCCTTGGGTTTCGGCGAACGGTATACCCAGGGACGCGAGACCGTCGCAGAGCACCTTCCTGCGCTCGTCGTAGGTGCGGCGCATCTCCTCCACGCACTCCTGCGGACCTGTGAGTGCGGCAAGCGCGGCGTGCTGACTCACGGCGGCGGTGGAGATCGCGAAGGAGTGGTGTATCTCGGCCAGCGCCGGCACGAGGTCAGAGGGACCAGCAAAATAGCCGATCCGCCATCCGGTCATGGCGTAAGCCTTCGAGAACCCCGAAAGGGTGAAGGTACGGTCCTGCATGCCAGGGAGCGGTGCTACCGGCTGCACCGTGTGGCCTTCGAATGTGATGCGAGCGTAGATCTCATCGGACACCACGAGCAGGTCATGCTGGCGAGCCACCTCGCAGATCCGGACTACCTCGTCCGGCGGAATCACAGTTCCGGTCGGATTGCCCGGGTTGATGAGAACCAGAACCTTGGACCGAGGCGTGATGTATTCCCGAACGAGGTCGGCCGTGAGCGTGAAATTCGTGGCACTCGTGGTCCGGATGTTCACCAGAGTGGCCCCGCTGAGCTCGGCCGCTTGGTGGTACGGGTTGTACCCCGGGCACGGAACGAGCAGCTCGTCTCCCGGGTCCAAAAGTCCGAGTGCGAGCACGAACATCGCCTGCTGCCCACCCGGGGTGACCACGACGTCTTCCGGAGCATAGCGAGCGCCCCCGTGGGCCTCGATATTCTCTACGATCGCCTGGCGAAGCTCGGGAATTCCCAGTGGATGCGTGTAGTGAGTGGCCCCCGACGCCAACGCCTCCTGACCCGCGCGGATGATATGATCGGGCGTGTCTAGATCAGGGTCGCCACGGCCAAGTTTGATCACATCAGTCAGGCCCCCGGCTATGTCCATCATCCGGGTGACAATGTGGGCGTCCTTCAGCTTGACGCGTTTGGCGAGGCGACTTCGCCCCTGGGACACCCCAGTTTCAGAGTCCATAAATATCCGAGTACTTCTGCGTGAGGTGTTCAATGTAGAAGCTGGGGTCGAGTCCCTGTCCCGTCGCCATCTCCAGCAGCTGATCTCGTGAGTATCGCCGACCGTGGCGGTGAATGTGCTCGGTCATCCACTCTCTCAGAGGCAGGTAGTCCGCTGAAGACAATCCTTCCCGCACCTGGGTGTCTTTCGTAGCGGAATGGAAGAGCTGCCCCGCCATGACATTGCCGATGGTGTAGTTGCAGAAAGTGCCCACCTGGCCCGACGACCAGTGGACGTCTTGAAGCACACCAAGCCGATCATTCGGAACATCTATATCCAAGTACTCCTTCATCTTAGCTCCCCACATCTCAGGCAGATCCGCAACACTGAGACTCCCATCGATGAGCGCTGCCTCGATATCCACACGGAGCATGATGTGGAAGTCGTAGGTCAACTCGTCGGACTCCACCCTGATGAGCCCTGGCTCGACCCTGTTCACCGCCCGCCAGAAGGTTTCGGCGTCGATCCCCGCCAGCTGTTCGGGGAAGGCGTCGTGGAGTTCCCCATAATTCAGATCCCAGAACTCACGGCTCCTTCCTACGTGGTTTTCGAAGAGGCGAGACTGGCTCTCATGGGCCCCAAAGCTCACGCCACCCACTGCGTAAAGTCCGACGAGGTCAGTGGCCAGCGGCGTGCGGGTGTAAGCAGGGTCGCAGAACTGCTCGTAGAGACCGTGCCCCGTCTCGTGGAGGGTGCCGAAGAGGCTCTTGGGCATCCACTCGTCATTGACGCGCGTTGTGATCCGGACGTCGTTACGGGTGAAGGAGATCTCGAAAGGGTGGACGGTCAGGTCCAATCGCCCCCGATCTGTGTCGTAGCCGAGCTTCTTAGCCATTTTAAGGGCGAAGGCAAGCTGCGACTCCACCGCGAAGGGGCGTTGGAGGAAGTCAACCCTCGGCGCCTCTTTTTCGCTGATAGCCTTCAGCAGGGGGAGGAGTCCTTCCCTGAGTGAAGCGAAGAGCGGCTGAAGGGAGGCGACGGTCTCGCCCGGCTCAAATCTGTACATGAGGGCGTCATACGGATGCTCTTCATACCCAATGCATTCCGCCATCTCCCGGTTCAGGGCGAGGGTCTCTTCAAGAACCGGAGCGAAGGACGCGAAGTCGCTGTCCTCCCGTGCCTTCACCCACACCACCTGCCCCATGGCACCCACCTCGGCACGTTTGTGCACCAGAGCTGCCGGAATGCGAAGGTGATAGTCGATGGCCTCCCTGACCTGCGTGCAGATCGTGCGTTCGACACTGCTTGCGTCGAGATTAGCGGTCTCGGCCTCGGCCTTCTCCAAGAGACGACGGGTGTCGTCCGCGACCAGGCGGTCGCGAGCGAGCACGGTCAGCGTGGCGAGCTGCTTCGCGCGTGTGGCAGCCCCACCCGAGGGCATCATCGTCCTCGAGTCCCAACTGAGCATCGACTCAGCGCAGAGGATATCGTTGACCTCTCCCATACGCTCTAGGAACGCTTTGTATCCCATGCTGTGGCCTCTTTTTCCCACGATGGGGCCCGATTTGCATCGGAGCCTCGGGTACCGTAGTCTGTATGTTGTCGACAATCCACAGGCGACTGAGCAACCTGCCCTCCGTCGACCGGGCTTGTCAAGCAGGTGCCTCGACACCCGTCACATGGGCTGCTTCAGCGCTCCGGAGATGTATGAACGAAGAGCTTCGGTGGAACTTCGACGAACTCGTGGACATGGCGGTGACCGGGCAGGTGAGTCAGCCCGCGATGCGTCGCGGCGGATACGTCCACTGGCCCGATGGCGTCGGTGTCATCCTCCCCGGCATGTACGGGATCACCTATAACGCGCGGGTGGGCGACCGGGCCTTTGGTTGGGCTGGGGACCACGTAGAGCCAGGGGTTTCCATAGCCAACCCAGACGAACAGGCCGACTACGCCCTGCACTATTTGAGCTGTATCGGGAACGAGGCCGAGGTCGTGACAGGCCTAGCTCGGGGTGCCCGCGGCGTGGTTACGGGCGAGCATGCCCGTCTTCTCGTTGATTTTCCCCCCGAAGTCCTCGAGGAGATGACCATCGGCGACACCGTCCAGGTCCGGACCCGGGGTCGCGGACTTCGGCTGCTGAGCCATCCCGCCCTCGAATTCAAGCAGACCAGCCCTTCCCTTGCCCGGGCGCTGGCACTCGAGATTCAGGGCAATAAGGTGACGTGTCCCGTGGCCATGGAGCTCCCGCCCCGCATCATGGGCTCAGGTGCCGAACTAAACGCCGAGTTCGTAGACCAGGACCTCATGTCTGGAGACCGAGCCCTGATGGCGGAACTCGGTATTGATCAGATGCGCCTTGGGGACCTGATCGGAATCCGGAATGTCGACCATCGTTTCGGACGCTCCTACCGAGATGGATGGGTGGCCATCTGCCTCTGCATCCACGGAGACTCGGTCATGACAGGCCACGGACCCGGAATCCTTACCCTCATCACAGGTCCGGCCGACCTCTTGGACTTTCATATCGAACCCGAAACGAACATAGCCCACTCCCTCGGCATCCGGGGTTCGACATGACCCAACAGAATTCGATCGCCACCAACGAAGTCGATCTCATTGCGGTCTCCGTGGCTGGAGTCGTTGCACACCCCGCCTTCCCGGGATTGCCCGCTGAGCCCTATCGGCTGGCAAACGACGGCACGCCCTTTCTGCTCCCCACCTACGGGGGCATCGTCTACAACGTCTCGACGGG
This sequence is a window from Longimicrobiales bacterium. Protein-coding genes within it:
- a CDS encoding VOC family protein, with amino-acid sequence MKSDNPNVRGIKHMAFAVRDAAKALKSYARFLHVPASTDIEVYPKSQNRVALFYLGGIEYQLCESMDPEGRFAKWIAERGAEGLHHICYEVDDIDAALDHAKAQGAELRICQACQIHGSHPHPEGWVAFLDDEAGGIEIEFMQVYTTEQLKEYEDFKGI
- a CDS encoding polysaccharide deacetylase family protein; protein product: METQRDFVGYGPSPPDIWWPGGARVAVNFVLNYEEGSEYSLEDGDGRSDAALSEVAQTRVPVGQRDLGAESMFEYGSRVGFWRLYRLFRDRELPLTVFASALALERNPAAAQAVADSDWDVVCHGRRWIEHYLLDEATERDEITRAFDTIHRLVGRAPEGWYCRYAPSSVTRRLLVEHGGFTYDSDAYNDELPYWVSVADQPHLVVPYSLVTNDAKLVGGPLVTGRAFGEFLIDAFEELASEAAVHPRMMSVGMHARILGQPGRIGGLRAFIEHIENRDDTWICRRGDLAAHWRAQVPPPEVRACT
- a CDS encoding GntR family transcriptional regulator, with the protein product MAESDELEGAQSEVTSSLGPIEQTPLRVQVAERLRSAIVTGKLRPGAALVETALAEQLNVSRAPIREAIQDLENDGLVETAAYKGKRVKPLTVREVAEICEMREHFEVMAVRRILENGTPVDTLWAPCRAMEEAAGAGDREALIAADGAFHRTLILLCDHQLLAQLWAGLYLRIHQVMSLRNDLEVDLADIAGTHPPIVKGLEANDVEQAVRLVSEHANALTDFDPVSIAERPE
- a CDS encoding ureidoglycolate lyase, with the translated sequence MHLVARDPDPAAFAPFGTFLESPAGVGDRSMFSQWLEPVPGLSQQCHLNRVAPSTLPVRLETVERHPHASQLFLPMGVSRYLVTVMPADEAGAPDTAGALAFVLQGTMGVAYHPGTWHAGISVLDAEASFAVLMWRGGDEDDVFASISSLEVTGVAPATRAHADG
- a CDS encoding DUF4438 domain-containing protein; protein product: MNEELRWNFDELVDMAVTGQVSQPAMRRGGYVHWPDGVGVILPGMYGITYNARVGDRAFGWAGDHVEPGVSIANPDEQADYALHYLSCIGNEAEVVTGLARGARGVVTGEHARLLVDFPPEVLEEMTIGDTVQVRTRGRGLRLLSHPALEFKQTSPSLARALALEIQGNKVTCPVAMELPPRIMGSGAELNAEFVDQDLMSGDRALMAELGIDQMRLGDLIGIRNVDHRFGRSYRDGWVAICLCIHGDSVMTGHGPGILTLITGPADLLDFHIEPETNIAHSLGIRGST
- a CDS encoding pyridoxal phosphate-dependent aminotransferase, with translation MDSETGVSQGRSRLAKRVKLKDAHIVTRMMDIAGGLTDVIKLGRGDPDLDTPDHIIRAGQEALASGATHYTHPLGIPELRQAIVENIEAHGGARYAPEDVVVTPGGQQAMFVLALGLLDPGDELLVPCPGYNPYHQAAELSGATLVNIRTTSATNFTLTADLVREYITPRSKVLVLINPGNPTGTVIPPDEVVRICEVARQHDLLVVSDEIYARITFEGHTVQPVAPLPGMQDRTFTLSGFSKAYAMTGWRIGYFAGPSDLVPALAEIHHSFAISTAAVSQHAALAALTGPQECVEEMRRTYDERRKVLCDGLASLGIPFAETQGAFYVYAKVAETGIGATEFCERLLREGQVMIFSGLIYGDYTDDYARFSLTQPIPRIHEALERMARVVASIRQETSVA
- a CDS encoding M14 family metallopeptidase yields the protein MTSTRTVTVGTASAAPGTAVRGAIPVTELAGGTPLEIPVVVANGANEGPCFWVNGAIHGDEPEGPLACQIALAEVDPAQLSGTLVLCPVLNVPAFEAAQRGNPADTFAYDMNRIYPGNPAGYLSERVAAAHAAAMGPVADLEISIHSGGSHSFLDKAIFVDERPESVELATAMGVGWGCIMSSFNPSGSPMAYMKELGKVGITVELGGRSATSPSAFARVGRELADSILNILRHYEMYPGEALYPSPRYRGQQEALLAPASGIFIPEPGVEFLTMMAKGDPIARIVNVFGDTLAQLEAPADGMFFGLRALPNVTTGDWCCFFCKVEGTRD
- a CDS encoding carboxypeptidase M32; translation: MGYKAFLERMGEVNDILCAESMLSWDSRTMMPSGGAATRAKQLATLTVLARDRLVADDTRRLLEKAEAETANLDASSVERTICTQVREAIDYHLRIPAALVHKRAEVGAMGQVVWVKAREDSDFASFAPVLEETLALNREMAECIGYEEHPYDALMYRFEPGETVASLQPLFASLREGLLPLLKAISEKEAPRVDFLQRPFAVESQLAFALKMAKKLGYDTDRGRLDLTVHPFEISFTRNDVRITTRVNDEWMPKSLFGTLHETGHGLYEQFCDPAYTRTPLATDLVGLYAVGGVSFGAHESQSRLFENHVGRSREFWDLNYGELHDAFPEQLAGIDAETFWRAVNRVEPGLIRVESDELTYDFHIMLRVDIEAALIDGSLSVADLPEMWGAKMKEYLDIDVPNDRLGVLQDVHWSSGQVGTFCNYTIGNVMAGQLFHSATKDTQVREGLSSADYLPLREWMTEHIHRHGRRYSRDQLLEMATGQGLDPSFYIEHLTQKYSDIYGL